The Mesorhizobium loti DNA segment AGCGGCTCGAGCACGCGGCCCATCGGCCGACCGGACAGCGAGGCGTCGCCGATGAAGGTGGTTTCCATGTCATAGGTGCCGACAAGGCCCATGGTCAGCCGCGAGCCGGTGCCGGCATTGCCAAAGTCGAGCGGCCCTTCCGGCTGCAGCAGCGCACCGTTGCCGGTACCGCGAATGACCCACTCAGTGCCGCGCTTTTCAATGTGCGCGCCCATCGCCTTCATGGCCGCGCCCGTGCGCATCACATCCTCGCCCTCGAGCAGGCCGGTGATGCGGGTTTCGCCGGAGGCGAGACCGCCGAACATGAAGGAGCGATGCGAGATCGACTTGTCGCCCGGCACGCGGGCGGTGCCGGAAAGGGCTTGAGATTTGCGGGCGGTGGCCGGCTTGGCAGCGGCGGCGTGAGACATGGAATTTCCCTGGACGGAATGCCGGCGGGCCGGCGCTTTTCATTTGTTGCGGCGGTCTCGTATCACGGCGGGGCGAAATGGTCATCCCCATGGTCGTCACTTGGCGCGAGGCCTTTCAGGACTTGGTTTTGTGACGCCGGCTTTTGGCTTTGACAGCGCCGCAAACAGTGGTTAAGGGGACCACTCTTTTATTCACGAGGCTTGCCGTGGCAAAAACCGAACTTGGCACAAAGCGTATCGACCCCGAGACGGGTCGAAAATTCTACGACCTGAACAAGGACCCGATCGTCTCGCCCTACACCGGCAAGACCTATCCGCGTTCCTATTTCGAGGAAGGCAAGATCGCCGCCCTCGAGGAGGAAGAGGAAGTGGCCGAGAAGGAAGTGGACGCCGAGGACGAAGAGGGCGTTGAAGTCGTCTCGCTCGAAGAGGCCGACGAGGACGTCAAGGGTGACGACCTGCCGGATCTCGGCGATGACGAGGACGTTGACCTCGGCGACGAGGAGGATGACACTTTCCTTGCCGATGAAGAAGAAGAAGACGACGACGTTGCCGACATGATCGGCGTCGGCGACGACGACGACGAGGTCTGATCGACCCGGAACGCCAGCGTTTGCAGGCTTTCTCGGCCTGTGAACAAAAAGCCGATATTCAAGGCTTGATATCTTGGAAAGGCGGGGTTAGAAGCCGCCTGCACTAACGGCGCGGTGTTCCAACCCGCGCTGATCTCTTCGCCGGAAACGGCGCCGGCTGACTGCCGGAAGTGGGGCCATAGCTCAGTTGGGAGAGCGCTTGAATGGCATTCAAGAGGTCGTCGGTTCGATTCCGATTGGCTCCACCAAACAGTCTCTTCGGGTCTGCCAACGACAAGCGTCGGTGGGCCTGCCTGCGACAAATCCTCGAAGAAACGCCGCCAGTGACAGCCCAGGCCTCGGTGATGTCGGTCTCACCGAACTGGCCCCGGCGGTCCTTTCACCAAGGGAACGCGCGCGCTTCGAGACCATGGGCGGACAGGCGAGACAGGATTTCTTTTTCACGCCGTGGCGCTCAAGGAAGCCTATGTGAAAGCGCGCGGTGTGAGCCTCTCCTTGCCGGTGAAGAAGCTTGAACTGGACCTGGAGGTCTCTCCGCCCATTGCCCATTTCGGCGACGAGATCGATGACGATGCCTCGCGTTGGGCATTCCGCAACCTGCGTCTGACAGACCGGCACATTGTCGGCATCGCTGCCGCCATGCCCGATGGCGAACTTGAGATCGTGCCGAGGCGGACACGGGCCATCAATCCGCCTTTGCATGTCTGATCGTATCGCTTCAGCCGAGCAGCTCGGCGGCGACTTCGAGCGTGTTGCGGAACGACGTTTCGATGTGGTGCTCCATCGCCTGCGCGGCGCCTTCGGCGTCGTGGCGCTTCAGCGCGTCGAGAATGGCCCCGTGCTGCTCAATCGTCTGTTCGCCATAGCCGGGCTTCGGGATGACGAGGTAGCGGCCCCGATCCATCTGCGCCTTGGAGATGTCGACGGCGCGCCAGATTTTCGGCAGGCCGCAGATTTCGGCGATGCTGCGGTGGAAGACGTCGTCGAGCTGGATGGCGGTGGCATATCTGCCGCGCGATATGGCAAGGCGGTGCGCCGCCATATTATCCTCCAGAAGTTCGCCGGCCGACGGCGTGAATTTGACGGCCGCGCGCCTGGCGCTCTCCATCTCCAGGGCACGGCGGATGACATAGGCTTCTTCCAGGTCGACACGATTGATCGGCGCGACATAGGTGCCGGTCTGCGCCAGGATGGTGACGAGGCCCTCGTCACTGATGCGCTTGACCGCTTCGCGCACCGGTGTGCGCGAGACACCAAGGGCTTCGGCGATGGCCACCTCGTTGATGACTTCCCCCGGCTTCATCTGTCCGATGACAATCAGATTGCGGATCTTGTGGTAAATCTGATCGCGCAGCGGAAACGCCCGATTGAGCGTCGAAGGATCCAGGTCCATGGCAAATCCACGTCTTCGTTCACCAGAATGATCAGATTATATTGGAATGCCTGATGTTCGATAGACCGGCTCAACGAGGTGGAAGCGCACTTTGATCTGGCCGCGTTGCGACCCGGGCCCTCGGAATCTCCCGATGTGGCTGTGGGGGACCGCTACGGCGATCCTGCGGAGAGAATTTCCAATTTCACCGGAGGATTTGGAATAAACTAACTCTACAGAGTTTATAGAATAAGCAAAGTGCGGGCGATCTGGTTTTTCCGGACAGGACTCCGCCATGCCCGCCCCTCTGCGCTCGTTTTCAACCCTGTCAGGCCGCCGCCGCATTGCGGGAGGCCAGCCATGACCAAGGACGTTCCCGACCGCATCAAGGTCCTCTGGTTTCTGCCGACGCATGGCGACAGCCGTTACCTCGGCACCGCCGAAGGCGGCCGATCGGTCGATCTGCCCTATCTGACGCAAGTGGCGAAGGCCGCCGACACGCTGGGTTATTACGGCGTGCTGCTGCCGACCGGCCGCTCGTGCGAGGATTCCTGGGTGATTGCCTCGGCGCTGGTGCCGCAGACGGAGCGGCTGCGTTTTCTCGTCGCCGTGCGGCCGGGCCTGCAGTCGCCGACGCTCGCCGCGCGCATGACCGCCACGCTTGACCGCATTTCCAATGGCCGCTTGCTGATCAATGTCGTCACCGGCGGCGATCCGCTGGAGAACAAGGGCGACGGCATTTTCCTCTCGCATGCCGAGCGCTACGAGGTGACGCAGGAATTCCTGCGAATCTACAAGCGCGTGCTGAGCGGCGAGACGGTCGAACACCAGGGCAAGCATTTCCACATCGAGGACGGCCGGCTGCTGTTTCCGCCGGTGCAGACGCCCTATCCGCCGCTCTATTTCGGCGGTTCGTCCGATGCCGGATCGACGGTGGCGGCGCAAGAGATCGACAAATATCTGACCTGGGGCGAACCGCCCGCCGATGTCGAGCGCAAGCTGGACGCCGTTCGAGAGCTGGCCGAGAAGGCCGGCCGAAAACTCTCCTTCGGCATTCGTCTGCATGTCATTGCGCGGGAAACCACCGAGGAGGCCTGGGCCGCCGCCGACCGGCTGATCAGCCGGCTCGACGACGCAACGATCGCTTCGGCCCAAAAGGTCTTTGCCCGCATGGATTCGGTCGGTCAGGCGCGCATGAGCGCGCTGCATGGCGGCGACCGCGCCAAACTCGAGATCGCGCCCAATCTGTGGGCCGGGGTCGGCCTGGTGCGCGGCGGCGCGGGGACGGCCCTGGTCGGCGACCCCGACACCATTGCCGAGCGGATCGACGAATACCGGCGCCTCGGCATCGATACCTTCATCCTGTCCGGCTATCCGCATCTGGAAGAAGCCTATCGTTTCGGCGAACTCGTGCTGCCGAAGCTGCCGACAGATCATCCGGTCAAATCAGCCGGCTCGTCCGTCAACACCGGACCGTTCGGCGAGACCATCGCCGGCGACCACCGGCCGAAGTCGCTCGCCAGCGCCTCGTGAACGCGCTGCCGCCGGCCCGCCGCTTGCGCGTCGCCATCATCGGCGGCGGCTTCTCCGGCGCGGCCGTAGCCTGGCATCTGGCGCAAGCACATCGGCCGGAGCGTCTGTCGATCTCCGTAATCGAGCCGCGTCCAGCGCTCGGCGGCGGCCTGGCCTATTCCAGCGAAGAGCCATCGCACCGGGTCAATGTCCCGGCTATCAGAATGAGCATGGCTCCCGACGACCCGCAGCATTTTGCACGCTGGTTGGCCGGCAGCGGTGAACTCGAGCGCGACGGGGATGCCATTTGGAAGAATGGCGATGCCTATCCGCGTCGCCGTGTGTTTGGCCGTTACGTCGCCGAGCACCTCGCGCCCTATATCGAGACCGGCGCTGTCAGCCACGTCGAAGGCCAAGCCACGCGGGTCATACGAGAAGCCGACGGTGAGGGCTGGACCGTGCATACCTCCGCCGGTCCCGTCGCCGCCGACATCGTCATCCTCGCCGTGACGCATCCTGCCCCCGCAATCCCGGCAGCGCTTGCCTCCCTGGCCGAAGCGCCAGGCTTCGTCGCCGATCCCTACGCCGCGTCGGCACTTGCCGGCATCGATCCGGACGCCTCTGTGCTGATCGTCGGCTCCGGGCTGACCTCGGCCGACATGGTGGCCGAGCTTGATCGCCGCGGCCATCGCGGCCGCATCCTGGCGCTGTCGCGCCGTGGGTTGCGCTCGCGCGGCCATCCCGATGCCAGAGGCGAGCCCTTTGGCGATTTTGCCTCGGCGCCCGCCACATCGGCGCTTGGCCTGCTTCGCAACATTCGTGCGACGCTGGCGGCGGCGCGCGACGCCAATGTCAACTGGCAGTCCGTCTTCGACCAGCTGCGTCTGCAGGGGCCGGCGCTGTGGGCCGCCCTTGCTCCATCAGAACGGGCAAGGCTGGTCCGCCAGCTGCGGGTGTTCTGGGACGTGCATCGTTTCAGGATCGCCCCGCAAATTGCCTCCGTGCTCGACCGCCGCCAGGCCGCCGGCACCTTCGACACCATCGCCGCCAGGCTTGTGGCGTCGAACGATGAGGGCGAGAGCCTCGCGGTCAGCTTTCAGCGGCGCGGCCAGACGCGGATCGAGACGGCACGCTTCGATGTCGTCGTCAACACGACGGGGCCTGCTCACGGGCAGGCGCTTCAGCTCAATCCGGCGCTGCGCTCCCTGACTGAAGCCGGGCTGATCGGGGTCGACGCCTACGGGCTCGGCATCGCGACAAATCTCGACAGCCGCGCCATCGGCCAGGATGGCGGAGCGGTCGCCGGGCTCTTCGTCGCCGGTCCGCTGGCGCGAGGCACCTTTGGCGAGCTCATGGGCCTGCCGGAGGTCGCTCGCCATGCCCAGCTGGTCGCGGGAGAGATCGCGAGGCTGGTCGACACGCTCCCATTATCCGGGGCTTTCGGCGCCGATGCCGGGGACCTTGCGGTCGCGCGCTGACAGGCGAAAGCCAGCCTGGACAGGGAAAATTGGTATTTCCGTCCCAAGTGAGCGCCAAAAACGGAAAATCCTACTTTGTATATATAATCAGTAGACATAATAAATGTTGGCGAAATCCGGCTGCGCCCGGACCGATCAACGACACGGCCTGAATGGGAGACAGTTCATGGCACACGCAGGAACCGACGCGGTCAAGTTCGCCTACTGGGTGCCGAATGTTTCGGGCGGCCTGGTGATTTCCAACATCGAGCAGCGCACCAACCATTCGGCCGAGTACAACCGCAAGCTGGCGCAGATCGCCGAGAAGGCCGGCTTCGACTATGCGCTGAGCCAGATCCGCTTCACCGCCGGCTACGGCGCCGACGAGCAGCATGAATCGGTGGCCTTCAGCCACGATCTGCTGGCCGCCACCACGACGCTGAAGGTCATCGCGGCGATCCTGCCCGGGCCGTGGAATCCAGCGCTGGCTGCCAAGCAGCTCGCCACGATCAGCTATCTGACCAATGGCCGTGTCGCCATCAACCTTGTCTCAGGCTGGTTCCGCGGCGAGTTCCACGCCATCGGCGAGCATTGGCTCGACCACGACGAGCGCTACCGCCGCTCCGAGGAATTCATCCGTGCATTGCGCGGAATATGGACGGAAGACAGCTTCACCTTCCGTGGCGATTTCTACCGCTTCAACCAATATTCGCTGAAGCCGAAGCCGCCACAGCCGTTGCCGGAAATCTTCCAGGGTGGCTCGTCTCGTGCGGCGCGCGACATGGCTTCGCGTGTCTCGGACTGGTACTTCACCAACGGCAACACGCCGGCCGAGATCGCCAAGCAGGTGGACGACATCAGGGCCAAGGCGAAGGCGAACAACCATTCCGTCAAGGTCGGCGTCAACGCCTTCGCCATCGTCCGTGAGACCGAGGACGAGGCCAAGGCGGTGCTCGCCGAGATCATCGCCAAGGCCAATCCCGAAGCCGTCAACGCTTTTGGCCACGAGGTCAAGAACGCCGGCAAGGCTTCGCCGGAAGGCGAGGGCAATTGGGCGAAGTCCTACTTCGACGACCTGGTCCAGTACAATGACGGCTTCCGTTCGAACCTGATCGGCACGCCGCGGCAAGTCGCCGAGCGCATCGTCGATCTCAAGCGCGCCGGCGCCGATCTCATCCTGCTCGGCTTCCTGCACTTCCAGGAAGAGGTCGAGTATTTCGGCAAGCACGTCATCCCGCTCGTTCGCGAGCTGGAAGGCGCCGAGCAGGCAGCGTCACTCGCAGCGGAATAGCCATTTTCAAAAAAGGCAGGCCGGGCACTCCGGCCTGCAACCGATGAAGGTTCCAGGCGCTCGATCCATCGAGCGTCAACGAGGCTTTGCGCGCCTGCTGAAGCAATCGAGGACGATTGGAATGCCGTTGGCCAGTTATGCCCTTGGAATGATGGAGGCTTCGGTCTACGCGCCGGAGATCTTCGCGCGCGGCCTGCCGTCGACACGTCCAGCGCAGTCGTCCGAAGGCCGCGCCGACTCCACAGGAGTTGTCGCGGCTGCCGCCGCTCCGTTGCTCTCACTGCGGGGCATCAGCCTGTCGTTCGGCGGCGTCGTGGCACTGGCCGATATCGACCTGTCGGTGAACCCCGGCGAGATCCGCGCCATCATCGGCCCGAACGGCGCCGGCAAGAGTTCGCTGATCAACGTCATCAGCGGTGTCTACCGGCCGGATCGCGGCCATGTCCTGCTCGATGGCATCCGCTATGGTCAGGTGCCGACGCAGCGCCTGGCGCATCTCGGCGTCGCCAGGACCTTTCAGAACCTTGCTCTGTTCAAGGGGCTCAGCGTCCTCGACAATGTCGCGTCCGGCCTCGCCTACAAGGTCCGCTCCAATTTCGCTGGCCAGGTGCTCGGCATCGGCCGCTCGCGTGGCGAGCGGCGCGACTCCCTGAGCCGCGCCGACCAGATCCTCGAATTCCTCGACCTCACCGCTGTTCGCGACCGTCTTGCCGGGACGCTGCCCTATGGACTGCAGAAGCGTGTCGAATTGGCTCGCGCGCTCGTCGCGCAACCGCGCCTGCTTCTGCTCGATGAACCGATGGCCGGCATGACCGCCGGCGAGAAAAGCGAGATGGCAAGTTTCGTGC contains these protein-coding regions:
- a CDS encoding Putative 4'-phosphopantetheinyl transferase, translated to MALKEAYVKARGVSLSLPVKKLELDLEVSPPIAHFGDEIDDDASRWAFRNLRLTDRHIVGIAAAMPDGELEIVPRRTRAINPPLHV
- a CDS encoding GntR family transcriptional regulator → MDLDPSTLNRAFPLRDQIYHKIRNLIVIGQMKPGEVINEVAIAEALGVSRTPVREAVKRISDEGLVTILAQTGTYVAPINRVDLEEAYVIRRALEMESARRAAVKFTPSAGELLEDNMAAHRLAISRGRYATAIQLDDVFHRSIAEICGLPKIWRAVDISKAQMDRGRYLVIPKPGYGEQTIEQHGAILDALKRHDAEGAAQAMEHHIETSFRNTLEVAAELLG
- a CDS encoding alkanesulfonate monooxygenase, with product MTKDVPDRIKVLWFLPTHGDSRYLGTAEGGRSVDLPYLTQVAKAADTLGYYGVLLPTGRSCEDSWVIASALVPQTERLRFLVAVRPGLQSPTLAARMTATLDRISNGRLLINVVTGGDPLENKGDGIFLSHAERYEVTQEFLRIYKRVLSGETVEHQGKHFHIEDGRLLFPPVQTPYPPLYFGGSSDAGSTVAAQEIDKYLTWGEPPADVERKLDAVRELAEKAGRKLSFGIRLHVIARETTEEAWAAADRLISRLDDATIASAQKVFARMDSVGQARMSALHGGDRAKLEIAPNLWAGVGLVRGGAGTALVGDPDTIAERIDEYRRLGIDTFILSGYPHLEEAYRFGELVLPKLPTDHPVKSAGSSVNTGPFGETIAGDHRPKSLASAS
- a CDS encoding FAD dependent oxidoreductase; translated protein: MNALPPARRLRVAIIGGGFSGAAVAWHLAQAHRPERLSISVIEPRPALGGGLAYSSEEPSHRVNVPAIRMSMAPDDPQHFARWLAGSGELERDGDAIWKNGDAYPRRRVFGRYVAEHLAPYIETGAVSHVEGQATRVIREADGEGWTVHTSAGPVAADIVILAVTHPAPAIPAALASLAEAPGFVADPYAASALAGIDPDASVLIVGSGLTSADMVAELDRRGHRGRILALSRRGLRSRGHPDARGEPFGDFASAPATSALGLLRNIRATLAAARDANVNWQSVFDQLRLQGPALWAALAPSERARLVRQLRVFWDVHRFRIAPQIASVLDRRQAAGTFDTIAARLVASNDEGESLAVSFQRRGQTRIETARFDVVVNTTGPAHGQALQLNPALRSLTEAGLIGVDAYGLGIATNLDSRAIGQDGGAVAGLFVAGPLARGTFGELMGLPEVARHAQLVAGEIARLVDTLPLSGAFGADAGDLAVAR
- a CDS encoding alkanesulfonate monooxygenase — its product is MAHAGTDAVKFAYWVPNVSGGLVISNIEQRTNHSAEYNRKLAQIAEKAGFDYALSQIRFTAGYGADEQHESVAFSHDLLAATTTLKVIAAILPGPWNPALAAKQLATISYLTNGRVAINLVSGWFRGEFHAIGEHWLDHDERYRRSEEFIRALRGIWTEDSFTFRGDFYRFNQYSLKPKPPQPLPEIFQGGSSRAARDMASRVSDWYFTNGNTPAEIAKQVDDIRAKAKANNHSVKVGVNAFAIVRETEDEAKAVLAEIIAKANPEAVNAFGHEVKNAGKASPEGEGNWAKSYFDDLVQYNDGFRSNLIGTPRQVAERIVDLKRAGADLILLGFLHFQEEVEYFGKHVIPLVRELEGAEQAASLAAE
- a CDS encoding ABC transporter, with product MPLASYALGMMEASVYAPEIFARGLPSTRPAQSSEGRADSTGVVAAAAAPLLSLRGISLSFGGVVALADIDLSVNPGEIRAIIGPNGAGKSSLINVISGVYRPDRGHVLLDGIRYGQVPTQRLAHLGVARTFQNLALFKGLSVLDNVASGLAYKVRSNFAGQVLGIGRSRGERRDSLSRADQILEFLDLTAVRDRLAGTLPYGLQKRVELARALVAQPRLLLLDEPMAGMTAGEKSEMASFVRAARDRFATTVVLIEHDVGVVMGLSDRIAVLDYGRKIADATPDEVRNDQRVIDAYLGVASDNEDGAGI